A single region of the Thermotoga profunda AZM34c06 genome encodes:
- a CDS encoding C4-dicarboxylate TRAP transporter substrate-binding protein, which produces MKGTGRLTVIFLVALCVLTTALFAAPKYVLRFNHVLAPTEPYHEGFLKWAKAVEERTNGELKIEVYHSAQLGVEEDILEQIRAGANIGQNTDSARMGMYVPPIAVMNAPYFVNYLGATTPEQALDALTKLKQTPTMQKWLKELEEKYGFKVVSYMWIQGYRHFFTNKPIRKPEDLKGLRIRTPGTPIWQESVRALGAQPVAMNFGEIYTGIQTKAVDGAELVYANIYGGKLYEVLKYGSETGHILLINFEVVSAKWFNSLPPEYQKILVEECDKAGIETSLKIMKELNEKFKQEVVNKGMQIITDVDIDAFMKAGEKAYEVLKLVEARNQLVQELKALEGK; this is translated from the coding sequence ATGAAGGGTACAGGCAGACTTACAGTGATCTTCTTGGTGGCTCTATGTGTTCTTACAACTGCATTGTTCGCAGCTCCGAAATATGTCTTGAGGTTCAACCACGTTCTTGCTCCTACCGAACCATACCATGAAGGATTTCTCAAATGGGCAAAGGCTGTTGAAGAAAGAACAAACGGTGAACTGAAAATTGAAGTTTATCACAGCGCACAACTTGGTGTTGAAGAAGACATACTCGAACAAATCAGAGCTGGTGCCAATATCGGTCAGAATACAGATTCGGCAAGAATGGGAATGTACGTTCCACCTATCGCAGTCATGAATGCACCGTATTTTGTTAATTACCTTGGTGCAACTACACCAGAACAAGCTCTGGACGCTCTCACAAAACTTAAACAGACTCCGACAATGCAAAAATGGTTGAAAGAACTGGAAGAAAAGTATGGGTTCAAAGTGGTTTCTTACATGTGGATTCAGGGTTACAGACATTTCTTCACCAACAAACCGATTAGAAAACCCGAGGATCTAAAAGGATTGAGAATTAGAACACCCGGGACTCCTATTTGGCAAGAATCTGTTCGTGCACTTGGTGCACAACCTGTAGCCATGAACTTTGGAGAGATTTACACGGGTATTCAAACCAAAGCCGTCGATGGTGCAGAATTAGTGTACGCAAATATATACGGTGGAAAACTCTACGAAGTTCTCAAATACGGTTCTGAAACTGGCCACATTCTTTTAATCAACTTTGAAGTTGTCAGTGCAAAGTGGTTTAACAGTTTGCCACCGGAATATCAGAAAATACTGGTAGAAGAATGTGATAAAGCCGGTATTGAAACCTCTTTGAAGATCATGAAGGAATTGAATGAAAAATTCAAACAGGAAGTAGTGAATAAGGGTATGCAAATCATCACAGATGTCGACATCGATGCATTCATGAAGGCTGGAGAAAAGGCTTATGAAGTTCTCAAGCTTGTCGAAGCCAGA